The DNA region CTTGAGTCCAAGAGCTCAGCAGGTATTTCAGGAAAGCGTCAGAGAGAATGGAACCTGAGACCTTTCCCTGAGGTCACCTGAGAGCCTAACCAGCATGTCCCAGGGCCGAGAGATTTTTCTTTACTAGGTTGACTacgaaatttgaaaataatttacttaatttatttttaaaaattttttaagtttatttatatattttgagataaagacagagagagtgagccagggaggggcagagagagagagaaaattcccaCCACAGGACttgactcacaaaccgtgagttgatgatctgagctgaaaccaagagttgggcactcaaccaactgagccacccaggagcccccttttttcatttttgttgtatttttactttttattttttatacttaaaagattttttaaaataagtgttcATTGGACTCAGCAATACAAGGATCATTGTTGACAATGAGTGGTGAGAGTGGAAGTCCAGTTGGATGAGACTGAGGaaggaatggggggaggggtatAAAGTGGTTccagtgaaatgaaaacatatccaaGGAGTTTTGTAGCTACGGAGGTAGCAAAACGGACTATAGGCTTGGAGATACGAGCAGTGGAGTGGGagcattttacaatttttttcatttggggtGCATTTGGCTTGTTCTGAATTTATCAGAAGGATATGCACTCCTGAAGGTAAATACTCCCTTGTGACAGCAGGTTGTGAGACATATAATCACAGTATCAACTCTCCCATTGatattcaacagaaaaaaatatatagacttaCTACGCATGAAGGGCTATGCCAAGGaacattttagccattattttattACCAAGGAGGCTGAATAGATTTTAGACTTTGTTAGCTACTTACTTCCTATATGCAAATTTTTTGGCAAGTATGTTGCTTTTCTGTACCGGGATCTgagtgtttttattgttgttttattgttgttatcCCAAGATAACAAAGGAAAGAATACCACCAAGGAAAGTGAGGAAAGGGCCAGCCACATCCACTGTTGGGACACATAAAAACAAGCGTGGTCAAATAGACAGGGAATAGGTACATTAATAACAATCAGGTCAGGGGCCCGAGGTGGATACCATGACGAGGCAAGTGGAGTCATCAGCCCGGGCTCCCTGGAGTCTGACTTAACATCAGCACCCACACTCACTACATTTTCTCTCGACAACCTGGCTCCTATAATGGACTCTCCATTCACACTGCTTTTTTCCCACATGAGCAGACAATGGCCTTCTACTAAAACTATTTTTCCCATTATAGCAGTGGATTCCATTTTTTGTTAGTGTCCACAATAGACATGCCTTTGAATTATGATCAAACGTGTGCACATGCAAACATGCAAATCCATgtggatgcacacacacacaaacacacacacacatgcatgcatacacacacaactgAACAAAGAGAATAACCATTCATATGCTAACAGGAAAGATCTATGCTGAACTTTTTATTTATAGTCACTCAATCTGTCAACCACGTTAAGAGGACAGATACCAGTACTCCCACTATTTCAGTGAGAATATCAACATTTTAGAATGAACTAGTCGTCTTCCCAAATTCAAACAGCTAACGTTTGAATCCAACGTGGTAGATCCAAGATTCAAAGCTCATTTACCGATTCCAAAATTGTGCATCTAATATCACTTAGGAAAGTTTGTCACCATTTCACCTTGATAAATCCCCACTAATTTGTATGCTGTATATTTCCTATTGTCCATTGGGGATTTATTCCTTTTACTCAAATTTCAAGTGGATGTTCATACGTAAAGGTGTCTTGACACCATCAGTATATCACTCATCTCTCTTTGAGAGAAATTGGTTTTTGCTGCTTTATTAGTTATCTTGGACATCAAGTGGCTATTGATAGCATTACAAAGCAGCGAGAACCAAGGAAGATTTCTCGTCATCACGATCTCTCAGGGACCACCTGGGCTTATGAgatctctctgccccctcttcctttcctctgtctccttttgagCTTTTTTATACTTCTCTAAATTCAGGACAGAATGGTCATATTAAAATAGAACGCCACATTTACACGTTCATAGGAATCTTACCAATTGGAATTTGgatatttttctatcttctttaggGTAATGATAACTTGATGTCGAGAGCCTCACTAATACCCTTTCTTTCCTAAATACTGTAGCTGGAGGTGGGAAAAGCCTGATAACCACATGGTCTCTCTCAATGAGGTCTCTCTTCAAATGTCACCTTGTGCGTAGATCTTTCTGAACTCCCTGTAAAGAAAACACCCCATCGCTTTCTTTTATGCCTGATTGTTTTCCCACATGTCATTGTATTTATAGCCTTTTTGCCCTGTTACTAGTGTCTGGTTGTGCTAACATTAATCTTTTTTCCCTGATTTCtagtcaccaccaccaccaccaccaccacatggGACCAGGCAATGACAGccaaatttcagaattttttcttctgggattaTCAAATGAACCAGAATTACAGCCCCTCATATTTGGACTTTTCTTCTCCATGTACTTGATCAGTGTCTTTGGAAACCTGCTCATCATCCTGGCTGTCAGCTCTGCCTCCCACCTCCACACGcctatgtatttctttctctccatcctgtCCTTTGTGGACATTTGTATCACCTCTACCATCATCCCAAAGATGTTGGTAAATATACAGACACAGACTAAAATTATAACCTATACAGGATGCATCAGCCAGATCTATTTTTCTACACTCTTTGCAGGCTGGGACAACTTTCTCCTGGCcgtgatggcctatgaccgcttcGTGGCCATCTGTCACCCCCTGCACTACACGGTCATCATGAACCCCTGGCTCTGTGGACTGCTGGCTCTGGTGTCCTGGATCACGAGTGTCCTGAATTCCTTGTTACAAAGCTTAATGGTGCTGCGATTGTCCTTCTGTACAAACTCAGAAATCCCtcactttttctgtgaactcAATCAGATGACCCAGCTTGCCTGTTCTGATACCTTTCTGAATGACACAGTGATGTATATTTCAACGGTGTTGCTGGCCGGTGGTCCCCTTGCTGGGATCCTTTACTCTTACTCTAAGATTATTTCCTCTCTACGTAGAATCCCATCAGCTCAGGGCAAGTATAAAGCATTTTCCACCTGTGCGTCTCACCTCTCAGTTGTCTCCTTATTTTATTGCACGGTCCTGGAAGGGTACCTTATCTCCTCTGCTACCCAGAACTCCCACTCAAGTGCAACAGCCTCAGTGATGTACACGGTGGTCACgcccatgctgaaccccttcatctacagcctgaggaacaaaGACATAAAGGGGGCTCTGAGGAGATCCTTCGGGATGGCAGGGACAAAAGGGACCATCGTCCTGCTGGTGAAGAAGTGCCCTTGATTGCAGGGTCAAAGCCATGATTCTTTGATCATTGTGACACAGAATTTGCTCTTATGTATTTcctgaaatttccatttcttagaAGTCAGCTTCTCTATACAATTTCAGAAAACTCAGTTTACTAAGCTTTCTGCTCTAAGACACATACAAGTTTTTCCCTTGGTCCATTTTCATACCTTCCCACAGTTCTTTCTGACTTTGGATCggacatatttgaaaatttccgTGTCTTTTACAGGACAACTTTGATTTCTGAAAAACGGTTACTTCATAAATGACATATATCATGCCAAGTACAATTTGTCTAGACTTCCTGAAGGAATAATCAATCCTGAGTTGTTTTATTCAGATGGATAAAACTACACTTGGCATCTAAGGCCGTTTATGTAATTTTGCCATAGAGGAAAATAGGAAGTCACGATTTTCACTTTGGCTCTGTCATCAGTCTTGTTTACTCCTTAACCACTCTTCCTGATAACGTTGATTTTATCATTGTCCCCGTAAGCCTCAATGTATTGACAATGATGCCACAGGCTAAGAATGCCCGCAGTACACATCTGGGTCCATGATACTTGTGATTCATACCTGCGCCAATGTTATGGATGCACTGTctctcatcatcatcattgttgttgttgttgatcttGTTAAAGTGTAATTGACATCACATtgtattagttgcaggtgtacaatgtaatcattcaatatttgtatacattgcaaagtGATCACAATAAACTCAGTTAACATCTATCACAGTATTTACTTACAAACTTATTTTCATCATGAGCATTTTCAAGATCCCCTCTTCTAGCTACTGTCAAATATATAATAGTTTGTTGACTATAGTCACCAGGTTGTACATGACATCCCcttgacttattcattttatacctAGAAATTTGTACCTTGTGACTCTTGTGCCCTTTTCATCCACTCCCCAGGATACTACCCACCTCAGGCTACTACCAATGGGTTCTGTGTATCCATAAGCTTGATttggttttgtcttatttttaagattccacatgtaagtgagatcatatggtatttatcttcctctgtctgacttatttcacttagcataataccctcaaggtccatcagTTGTCCAAGATTTCActaatttttatggctgaaaaatatgtgtgtgtgtgtatcacaatttctattctattttctttcttattttaattccagcatagttaacagagtgttatattattttcaggcatACAGTATAGTGacacttccatacattacccagtaccgcacactttctttatccattcatccaccaatgaACATCTAGCTTGTTTCCATGTCGTGGCTATTGTAAACCATGCTGCAGTGAAATGggggtgtgtatatcttttcaaatttgtgtttttgttttcttcagataaatgctcagaagtagaattgctcaatcacatggtagttctatttttaagttttcaaggaaactccacactgttttccagagtggctgcaccagtttacattcccaccaacagtgcatgagagatTCCTCTTCTCCACAGCCGCaacaacacttgttgtttcttgttttttttgatACTATCCATGCTAAGAGGCATGaggttgatatctcattgtagttttgatttttatttccctggggATTAGTGATgctcagcatcttttcatgtacctataaTAGATCTGGCTGATGCATCCTGTATAGGTTAGgattagtgatgttcagcatcttttcacgtacctgttggccatctgtatgtcttcataggaaaaatttctattcagatcttctccccattttttaatcaggttgtttgtttttgtttttattttttcacttcattATTCTTCATTCACAAATGCTAATTGGATATTCATCCACATGCAACATTTTCTCTCATGTTCACAACTCAACAGGTTGGTGAATCCAAAAGGACTGGTGCCATCACTATACGGAGTATATTGTTTTAGTGTTTCAATCACTTATTCCAACCTACATCTTCTTTTATATTCTAAACCATCTTTATTATGTTGTTTGATCAGATAGATCCACAAGAGGTGGAGGTGCCCAAGGTCAGTCCAACTTTCAGCCAGTCAGGTCTGTCCTGTGGCAGCTCCTGAACATAGAACTTTGATGGTATTAAAGAGCCATTTAAGAGCCTGACCAGATCCAGCAACTTGGAGAAGGGACACAACAGCATGGGTGGTGCCATCTTGCTGAGCCAGGCTCCCTGTTTGTTCTTTGctattgagttctttatatacttggGATAGttacctcttatcagatatatgatttgcaaatattctctgcCATTCAGgaggttttctttccattttgtgatGGTTTCCTGTGCCAGCacaagtttttagtttgatgtagaccctgtttattcttgcttttgttctcttgcttttgatgtcaaatcctaaaaatcattaccaagaccaatatgttttcttctaggagccttatggcttcaggtcttacatttaagtcctcagtccattttgagttactttttgccTGTgatgtaagacagtggtccagtttcgttcttttgcTTGAGGCTCTCCAGTTTAttcaacaccatttgctgaagagccTATTCTTTCCTTATTGAATATTCTTGCCTACTTTGTCGTAAACAAATTAATGATATatatgtgggtttgtttctggggtctctattctattccactgatctgtgttttttatgccaatatcattcTGTTTTGgttaccatagctttgtaatatagtttgaaatcagggaccatgatgcctccagctttgccctTCTGTTTCAAGTTTGCTTCGATATTAGGGGTCTTtcgtgattccatacaaattttacaagTGTTTGTCCTATTTCTCTAAAAAGTGAtgttggaattttgacaggggTTGTACCGAATCCACAGATGAATGTGggtatatggacattttaacagtagtAAGTTTTCCAATCAATGAGCAGGGCCTATCCTTTCATTtatgtgtgtcttctttaatttctttcagcaatgtcgtatacttttcagtgtacaggtgttttccctccttggttaagtttattcttagatattttattcttgtgGATGCAGTagtaaatggcattgttttcttaatttctctttctggtcatttgttattagtgtacagaaatgcaaccaatttttgtatgttgactttgtgccctgctgaattcatttattggttATAACagattttttctcataatttgttGAAATACAATGACATACAATAAATTAAACATACTTAAATGCAGCAATTTctggggacacctaggtggctcagtcagttaagtaaccagctgttgattttggctcaggtcatgatctcatggtcatgggatcgagcctaacattgggctctgtgctgttagcacagagcctgcttgaaatcttctgtctcctctctttgcccctcccctgctctctctctttaaaactaaaatgtaaacatttttagcataaaaaaaataataactaaatgcaaaattttctgaattaaagGAATCATACAAAAATTAAGAGTACATACTGAATAAgtccttttaaatataatttaagaaagtGCCCAAACGTTTAAAGCTCTGTTACATAATTGTAAAGACTGTAATCAACCTGaaacctctgttttcttctttctgatggtGATGTGGGTTTATAAACCTAATTCAAGTAGATGTTGTTAGTAATAAATAAGTGTCTGGAAATATTTGGTGCGTCCAACAAGTCTTTCATAGGTAGGGAGTGTATGTACCtgtacatatgtatgcatttgtACATTACTTCATACAAATACACTcttacacatgtatatatgacaCAGACACAATAACCCTATCTTTTATATTGACAGGACATTTGGAGaggatagaaatcaaaacagtgaaTGTTTGAATTAGCATGGAATTAAAACAATGTAGAAATTTAGACAAAATTTAAAGTAGATGGgtgaggggtatctgggtggctcagtcggttaagagtctgacttcagctcaggtcatgatctcacagttcatgggttcgagccccacatcgggctctgtgctgtcagctccaaacctggagcctgcttcagattctgtgtctccctctctccctctgcccctcccctgaccatacttgctcgct from Panthera leo isolate Ple1 chromosome A2, P.leo_Ple1_pat1.1, whole genome shotgun sequence includes:
- the LOC122213092 gene encoding olfactory receptor 7A17-like; translation: MYLISVFGNLLIILAVSSASHLHTPMYFFLSILSFVDICITSTIIPKMLVNIQTQTKIITYTGCISQIYFSTLFAGWDNFLLAVMAYDRFVAICHPLHYTVIMNPWLCGLLALVSWITIVSLFYCTVLEGYLISSATQNSHSSATASVMYTVVTPMLNPFIYSLRNKDIKGALRRSFGMAGTKGTIVLLVKKCP